One segment of Lytechinus pictus isolate F3 Inbred chromosome 13, Lp3.0, whole genome shotgun sequence DNA contains the following:
- the LOC129274265 gene encoding putative leucine-rich repeat-containing protein DDB_G0290503 isoform X2, which yields MDDDDRKKKLIAGRERLAKFQKQKTSPDKKVKKKKKKKSPAEQVDDGLGGANGDSDLSTPGPLSDDSSYDQVDSSFASDFSSPLHSEDSDSHLDVASPIHNASSDRILELEETLEGKVLALRMMQQELDDANKSLVEAKEHAQSITAQAEQHAAGGSPRGGGVGTGDSPPSNNLDAHQQAGDSHHWQSASIQPEALMQDREAEYKAAIEQYNLKIIEFQTALAQRDEIIKQLSDNMQGALQSRDEVQREATNQAENLSQQIQSLQSQLRTAGETLQSQGKTQVAELAEELTQAHHQVVNLRQTVADKDALMHELANRYSQKSEELFDLKEEKEALVREHAGEVATLKHQVGELRGDSSVLPKEETIEMLRAELDESYGNQMMLMKQQLMENHHQETELLQQRCNELQVLARTNTGAADAEVGALKNQLEAKAKEAEAFKEQLQKLVTEFSRQNEEIEQKHAADIDILKAEFKVKMDEMESEKKVEREEQAGVVSAITDKLNQVLNDNKELTEIRDTYEGQISRLVKQFEEMQQANEMTADANALVQEEQKKYAEEMEELKEQLNRINEDNKELTQIREAYEGQIARLSSELENKPNFDAEPDTDNKNKDERLAQYEAQVQQLERELELSKASGPSLEKLQEIREEVAADVKMDYDDLIEDMKYDHEGQLKRLKVQLDVEYKDDLRDATKAVDDQFEQKVKMVQTEKEREFVLELQKVRAELQDQYDKKLREELEKERSKTPTEVHVPAEVVTEDATQGSGVLTLKTDLMSKLQTEVQDLSEVRDDLLEQLEVATRDQETLREELAAATFEKTNLNAEVEQLKDELQSIHFQADTSIDSPFYDNERDDLNDKLQVMNSKLQSQEQDHEIEVSGYIAKIEALKQEMAKATLAHDQEKGELDNKVQELESFLKETVDRPSEELQGLGERNANLVSEIERMQSELTDAKNFIEEHSKRATDLESKNVLFEEQVKDLERQLACSGHEMEGLQDAMTSLREAQKMEIQRLSEEKTRLEADLAEANDEIEKMKSEQSVDTNDDATTELEERLKEVEEEKRRVDELLEKAGLELDRLREEVDQSEEKIHDLEGEVCRQAAERNDLDDKMCILEKERDQLLTEKEELQHGLETEEKERESQVGELESRIASLCDEGNAGSEMARQERDSALGSLDSLTGQYQAIDAKNKELELHVANLEEQLIRQQSMQIVRDVEIMAQRETFEEAVANYDRLIGELKAEKEEIRLELERQDTSNEPSHIPTPIEEELIVAGSVAPVAAGVPLAGEVEDSIDGRDFANLPGELETTVEAFKDENNDLKSKLAEANDEIEFLAQREHQLKQELAALKVLLQEGEEEKEALEDLIEEEKVQIKELKQVDEELERENQELKDVIDRQPEVLDDQAAIVNGLEEEVSKLKKELEENHELYERENALLKEALQEERDTTSRLLNEGESPTSRGSLLQEIIDLKQRLAHKDQTEHEILTEKNLQIGLLQETNAKLEEEKNDLSTKINDLEKRMQASEAISQEVQDTFGRQFLELQSEQTALKEELAKQKDSEKGQTLDEQALREEALRCAKDMLLQKLEEKEAVEQQMMDEKMELQTQLNNQQSLEELLHEKDRLEQELARQKRSLQTEIKELEQKLQDQSRKLQNEKSNLESELQQKDFELRKWEASFREQQLEYRNREAFVRRKYDNKMDSLRTDSDTEMVARLEGMRLILERQHAEAVSRLRRDLEQEFSSREGLQVEKHLSDISLLKSRHQSQLEEMKGEFECRIQGMKEELEEERKKQLGTIKSIHERVMEQDQAEHVQTLQELEDQHEWEMEALKGELDLKQREIFEEMKAKIEENHQKEIEKIRQQYETKSQTEVEAIKSSLEQVYMSQMETLRAEMTHEKAQAMNDLRQALILANEEALRRMEESWVAKLEEERKDLAQRTGRRL from the exons ATGGATGACGACGATAGAAAGAAGAAGTTAATTGCTGGCAGGGAGAGG CTGGCAAAGTTTCAGAAACAGAAGACCTCTCCTGATAAgaaagtgaaaaagaaaaagaagaagaagtcccCAGCAGAGCAGGTAGATGATGGTCTTGGTGGGGCTAATGGAGACAGTGACCTGAGTACTCCAGGACCATTAAGTGATGACTCTTCTTATGATCAAGTGGACTCCAGCTTTGCCAGTGATTTCTCATCACCATTGCATTCCGAG GATTCTGATAGTCACCTTGATGTTGCATCCCCCATCCACAATGCTTCCTCGGACCGCATCCTGGAGCTGGAGGAGACCTTGGAAGGCAAGGTGCTCGCTCTGAGGATGATGCAGCAGGAGCTTGACGATGCCAACAAGTCATTGGTAGAAGCTAAGGAACACGCCCAGTCCATCACGGCCCAGGCCGAGCAGCATGCAGCGGGAGGGTCTCCccgtggtggtggtgttgggaCTGGGGATTCCCCACCCTCGAACAACCTTGATGCCCACCAACAAGCTGGCGATAGCCATCATTGGCAGAGTGCTTCCATCCAG cCTGAAGCTTTAATGCAAGATAGAGAGGCAGAATACAAAGCAGCAATAGAACAATATAACCTCAAG ATAATTGAATTCCAAACTGCATTAGCCCAAAGAGACGAAATCATCAAGCAGCTGTCGGATAACATGCAGGGCGCCCTCCAGAGTCGAGATGAGGTACAACGGGAGGCCACTAATCAGGCCGAGAACCTGTCGCAGCAGATACAATCACTACAGTCACAACTCAGAACG GCTGGAGAGACTTTACAGAGCCAAGGGAAAACTCAGGTTGCTGAATTGGCAGAGGAACTGACCCAAGCTCACCATCAGGTCGTCAATCTCCGCCAAACAGTAGCTGATAAAGATGCTTTGATGCATGAACTTGCCAATAGATACTCACAAAAATCTGAGGAActatttgatttgaaagaggagaAGGAGGCTCTTGTGCGGGAGCATGCTGGTGAGGTGGCAACCCTGAAGCATCAGGTCGGTGAGCTTAGGGGAGACAGTAGTGTCCTCCCAAAGGAAGAGACGATCGAGATGCTCCGGGCAGAGCTGGATGAAAGTTATGGAAAccagatgatgttgatgaagcAGCAGCTTATGGAGAACCATCACCAGGAGACAGAATTGCTGCAGCAGCGCTGCAATGAGCTGCAGGTTCTCGCCAGAACTAATACGGGAGCTGCTGATGCAGAAGTTGGTGCGCTGAAGAATCAGCTGGAGGCAAAAGCAAAAGAAGCGGAAGCATTCAAGGAGCAACTTCAGAAACTTGTTACTGAATTTTCCAGACAGAATGAAGAGATTGAGCAGAAGCATGCTGCTGATATTGATATACTCAAAGCAGAGTTCAAAGTTAAGATGGACGAGATGGAGAGTGAGAAGAAGGTGGAGCGAGAGGAACAGGCAGGAGTGGTATCCGCCATTACAGATAAACTTAACCAAGTTTTAAATGACAACAAAGAACTAACTGAAATCCGTGACACTTATGAGGGGCAGATATCCCGCCTTgtgaaacaatttgaagaaatgcAACAGGCCAATGAGATGACTGCTGATGCGAATGCTCTTGTTcaggaagaacaaaaaaaatacgcTGAAGAAATGGAAGAACTGAAGGAGCAGTTAAACAGGATTAATGAGGATAACAAAGAACTTACTCAAATCAGGGAAGCGTATGAGGGGCAGATTGCAAGATTGAGTTCCGAATTGGAAAACAAACCCAACTTTGATGCGGAACCTGATACCgataataagaacaaagatgAACGTCTAGCCCAGTATGAAGCACAAGTGCAGCAGTTGGAAAGAGAACTGGAATTAAGCAAGGCAAGTGGACCTTCCTTGGAAAAACTACAGGAAATTCGGGAAGAAGTGGCAGCAGATGTCAAGATGGATTATGATGATCTGATTGAAGACATGAAGTATGATCATGAAGGGCAGTTGAAGAGACTCAAAGTTCAGCTTGATGTCGAGTATAAAGATGACTTGAGAGATGCTACTAAAGCCGTTGATGATCAATTTGAGCAGAAGGTCAAGATGGTTCAAACTGAAAAAGAGCGAGAGTTTGTGCTCGAACTCCAGAAAGTGAGGGCTGAGCTTCAAGATCAGTATGACAAAAAGTTGCGTGAGGAATTAGAAAAAGAGAGGTCCAAAACACCTACAGAAGTGCATGTGCCCGCCGAAGTAGTGACTGAGGATGCTACTCAAGGAAGTGGGGTTCTTACTTTAAAGACTGATTTGATGTCCAAGCTACAAACTGAAGTGCAAGACCTGTCTGAAGTCAGGGATGATCTTCTTGAACAACTGGAAGTAGCCACTCGTGACCAAGAAACATTGAGAGAGGAGTTGGCCGCTGCAACTTTTGAAAAGACCAATTTGAATGCTGAGGTAGAACAGCTGAAGGATGAATTACAGAGTATACACTTCCAGGCTGACACATCTATTGATTCGCCTTTCTATGACAATGAACGAGATGATCTTAATGATAAGCTACAGGTAATGAACAGTAAATTGCAATCTCAGGAGCAGGATCACGAGATAGAGGTATCAGGTTACATTGCCAAGATTGAAGCTTTGAAGCAAGAAATGGCGAAGGCCACTCTGGCTCATGATCAGGAAAAAGGTGAATTAGATAACAAGGTCCAAGAACTAGAATCTTTCCTGAAAGAGACGGTAGACCGCCCTTCAGAAGAGTTGCAAGGACTTGGAGAAAGAAATGCAAATCTTGTGTCTGAGATTGAAAGAATGCAGAGTGAGTTGACCGATGCAAAGAATTTTATTGAGGAACACAGTAAAAGAGCCACTGATCTTGAATCAAAGAACGTGTTGTTTGAAGAGCAGGTCAAAGATCTTGAGAGACAGTTAGCATGTAGTGGTCATGAAATGGAAGGCCTCCAAGATGCTATGACATCTTTACGGGAAGCACAAAAGATGGAGATACAACGGCTCAGCGAAGAGAAGACTAGATTGGAGGCTGACTTAGCAGAGGCGAATGATGagattgaaaaaatgaaaagtgaacAATCTGTAGATACCAATGATGATGCTACAACAGAGCTTGAAGAAAGATTAAAGGAAGtggaagaggagaaaagaagagTGGATGAACTTTTGGAAAAGGCTGGATTAGAATTGGACCGTCTGAGGGAAGAGGTTGATCAGTCAGAGGAGAAAATACATGATCTTGAGGGGGAGGTTTGTAGACAAGCTGCTGAGAGAAATGACCTGGATGATAAAATGTGTATTCTGGAGAAAGAGCGAGATCAGCTGCTCACAGAGAAAGAAGAGTTGCAGCACGGGCTTGAAACTGAAGAGAAAGAACGGGAGAGCCAAGTAGGCGAATTGGAATCCAGGATAGCTTCCCTTTGTGATGAGGGAAATGCTGGTTCTGAAATGGCAAGACAAGAGAGAGACAGTGCCTTAGGATCCTTAGATTCTCTCACAGGTCAATACCAAGCCATAGATGCCAAGAATAAGGAATTGGAGTTGCATGTGGCGAATTTGGAAGAACAACTGATAAGGCAACAGTCAATGCAGATTGTGCGAGATGTTGAAATCATGGCACAGAGGGAGACCTTTGAGGAAGCTGTAGCTAATTATGACAGGCTGATTGGTGAGTTGAAAGCTGAGAAAGAAGAAATCAGGTTGGAGCTTGAAAGGCAAGATACATCAAATGAGCCTTCTCATATTCCAACCCCTATTGAGGAAGAATTGATAGTTGCTGGTTCCGTGGCCCCTGTGGCTGCAGGTGTGCCATTAGCAGGTGAAGTTGAAGATTCAATTGATGGAAGAGACTTTGCTAATTTACCAGGTGAACTTGAGACAACAGTTGAAGCATTCAAAGATGagaataatgatttaaaatctAAGCTTGCCGAAGCCAATGATGAGATAGAATTCTTGGCGCAAAGGGAGCATCAGCTCAAGCAAGAATTGGCAGCTCTGAAAGTACTACTTcaagaaggagaggaagagaaagaagctCTTGAAGATCTCATTGAAGAAGAGAAAGTGCAGATCAAAGAGTTGAAACAGGTTGATGAAGAGCTCGAAAGAGAAAACCAGGAGTTGAAGGATGTTATAGATCGTCAGCCAGAGGTGCTAGATGATCAGGCAGCAATTGTAAATGGTCTGGAAGAGGAGGTGTCCAAGTTGAAGAAAGAGCTGGAGGAAAATCATGAGCTGTATGAGAGAGAAAATGCACTTCTCAAGGAGGCTTTGCAAGAGGAGAGAGACACAACTTCAAGGTTACTTAATGAAGGGGAGTCACCCACATCGAGAGGCTCTCTCTTGCAAGAAATTATTGATCTGAAGCAGCGCCTTGCTCACAAGGACCAGACAGAGCATGAAATTCTCACAGAGAAGAACCTTCAGATAGGTCTCCTGCAGGAGACAAATGCCAAGCTAGAAGAGGAGAAGAATGACCTTAGCACAAAGATCAATGACCTTGAGAAGCGAATGCAAGCATCTGAAGCAATATCTCAAGAGGTCCAAGACACCTTTGGAAGACAGTTCCTGGAGCTTCAATCTGAACAAACGGCTCTTAAGGAGGAGCTGGCAAAACAAAAGGATAGCGAGAAAGGACAGACGCTTGATGAACAGGCTCTCAGGGAGGAGGCTCTTCGATGTGCCAAAGACATGTTGCTCCAGAAGCTGGAGGAGAAGGAGGCAGTGGAGCAACAGATGATGGATGAGAAAATGGAGTTGCAGACACAATTAAACAATCAACAGAGCCTTGAGGAACTACTGCATGAAAAAGACAGATTAGAGCAGGAACTCGCCAGGCAGAAGAGGTCCCTACAGACTGAAATTAAAGAGCTGGAGCAAAAGCTACAG GACCAATCCAGGAAGCTTCAGAATGAAAAATCTAATCTTGAGTCAGAGCTTCAACAGAAAGACTTTGAACTGAGGAAGTGGGAAGCCAGCTTCAGAGAGCAACAACTAGAATACAGGAACAGGGAAGCTTTTGTCAGGAGGAAATATGATAATAAG ATGGACTCTCTGCGGACGGACTCGGACACGGAGATGGTGGCCCGACTGGAGGGCATGCGACTCATCCTGGAGCGCCAGCACGCGGAGGCAGTGTCCCGGCTCCGAAGGGACCTGGAGCAGGAGTTCAGCTCCAGGGAGGGGCTCCAGGTGGAGAAGCACCTCTCGGATATCTCCCTCTTGAAGTCCCGCCATCAATCACAG CTGGAGGAGATGAAGGGTGAGTTTGAATGCCGTATCCAAGGCATGAAGGAGGAGCTTgaggaggagaggaagaagcAGTTGGGAACGATCAAATCCATTCATGAGAGAGTGATGGAACAGGATCAAGCCGAACATGTACAGACTTTACAG GAATTGGAAGACCAACATGAGTGGGAGATGGAGGCTCTGAAAGGTGAATTAGATCTGAAACAGAGAGAGATATTTGAGGAAATGAAAGCAAAGATTGAAGAAAATCACCAGAAAGAGATTGAAAAGATCAGACAACAATATGAG